The following nucleotide sequence is from Anaerolineales bacterium.
GCTTATGTTTTAACCTTAACTGCGCGTGAGCAGCATATCCGTCGCGAAAAAGCAACCTCGAATATCTGCACCAACCAGGGATTAATGGCCCTGGCCTCCACAGTATATATGAGCCTGTTGGGCAAAAACGGTCTGCGCCAGGTCGCCGAGCTCTGCTACCACAAGGCGCACTATGCTGCGGAAGTCATCTCCCGGCTGCCTGGATATTCCCTGTGGTCTAGCACGCAGTTCTTTAACGAATTCGTAATTAAGACCCCTGCACCAGTTTCAGAAGTAAATGATCTACTGCTTGACCATGATATCCTGGGAGGATACGACCTGAGCCAGGATTATCCTACCCTTCCCAACCATCTGCTTGTGGCAGTGACAGAAATGAATTCCCGCGAGGATATTGACCAGTTCGCGGAAGTGCTGTCGGAGGTGTCAAATGGGTGAGCCTCAATTATGTGAGATCTCCGTGACTGGTCGCCAGGGGGTCAGCTACCCTGCTCCTGACGTGCCACTCAGCCCCCTACCGGACGGTTTGCTTCGTGACGATCTGCCCATGCCTGAGTTGTCCGAGCTGGATGTGATCCGCCACTACACGCGCCTCTCTCAGCTGAACTACAGTATCGATACAGGATATTATCCATTGGGTTCCTGCACGATGAAATATAACCCGAAGATCAACGAAGAAACGGCTCGCTATTCTGGTTTTGCTCTCACCCATCCGCTCCAACCTATCGAAACCGTCCAGGGCAACCTTGCACTGATGTACACCTTGCAGGAGTGGCTAAAAGAGATCGCCGGATTTGCCGGGGTAACTTTACAACCAGCTGCTGGTGCACACGGTGAGCTGACCGGTGTGCTGATGATTCGAGCCTACCACCGCTCTCGCAACGATAACAAGCGGGATAAGATCCTCATTCCCGATTCAGCTCATGGCACTAACCCGGCTACATCGGCGATGAGTGGGATGCGGGTTGTTGAGATCAAGTCGGATGCCCGCGGCAATGTGGATCTGGAGGCACTCCGCCTTGAATGTGACGACACCCTGGCGGGCTTGATGTTGACCAATCCCAACACCCTGGGTCTCTTTGATGAGCACGTGGAGGAAGTCATCCGCCTGGTCCACGCTGCTGGTGGATTGGTGTATGGAGACGGAGCGAACCTGAATGCGTTACTTAGCATTATTCGGCCAGGAGATGTGGGTTTCGATGTGATGCACTTCAATTTACATAAGACCTTCTCCACGCCTCATGGCGGTGGTGGACCAGGGTCAGGCCCTGTAGGTGTTGCCGCTCACCTGGTCGATTTTCTCCCATCACCGTTAGTAGCCATCCTTGAAAAAGGGGACGATGAGCTGCCACCCTTATACGGTTTTGTCACTCCCTCGAAAACCATTGGCAGAATGAAGTCATTTCACGGCCACTTCGGCATGCTCGTCCGTGCATTTACCTACATCAGCATGTTTGGCAGTGCTGGCTTGCGTCAAATTGCCGAGCATGCAGTACTGAACGCCAACTACCTGCTGGCCTTAATCAAAGATACCTACCACCTCCCATATGACAGGCTGTGCATGCATGAATTCGTTGTTGAAGGTCAGTGGCCCGATGCCCCAGATATCCATGCCCTGGATATATCCAAACGTCTGATGGACTATAAGTTCCATCCACCCACCAACTATTTCCCATTGATTGTTCATGAGGCGTTGATGATCGAACCCACGGAATCTGAAAGTAAGGAAACCCTGGATGCATTTGCAGACACGTTGAAGAAAATCGCCGAAGAAGCCCATAAAGAACCAACACTGCTTAAGGAAGCCCCGCATATCACCCCAGTGGGCCGGCTTGACGAAGTGAAAGCTGCCAAAGAATTAGTGTTATGTTGTGGAGTGGGTTCCCTGGAATAGCAAACCATCGAAAAAGCCTGGTTTTTAGAAACCAGGCTTTTTTCTTGCAACCCAAAGCATGGCCAAAGGATGAATGGTATCCGCTATTGTCACCTTACAGATTCCTAATTAAGCTAAGCTGGAGTTAATGTTACAATTGCCATTCGATTCCCTTACCGGTGATGATTTATGGATAAAATAAATCCCGTAGAATTCGAATTCATCACACCCCGCCCAACCGTTGAGATTCATTTGCCTGATGGACGGGTTATATGTGGTCAGCGCGGGGCAGCGGTTGGGAAATTTCTCTCAATTCTGGAGTCTTCCTCTTCAGCTCCCATCGTTGGCGCAATTGTGAATGGTGAGTTACGTGAGCTGACATTCCCGGTTCGCATCGAAGCCAAGGTAACGCCTATTTCGATGGAAGATCCTGATGGGATGTTGATTTATCGGCGATCGCTCACATTTTTGCTGGAAGCAGCTTTTGAAGAAAAATATCCAGATGCTACCCTGACCATTGATCATTCTGTTTCCTCAGGTGGGTATTACTGCGAAGTCAGCGACCACGCTCCGTTGACCGATATAGAGCTTAATTCTCTGGCTGATCATATGCGGTCTATTGTTGAGGAAGACCTGCCTTTTACCAAGCGTGAAGTGCCTTTAGTTGAAGCCATTGCTTATTTTGAAGCCAAGGGTTTTGAAGACAAGGTCCGCCTGCTAGCCCACCGCCAAAAAGACTATTTAACCCTATACCGCCTCGGTGACCATCAGGACTACCACCATGGTTATATGGTCCCTTCAACGGGTTATTTGAAGTGGTTCAACTTGATTCCCACCAATGGCGGCTTCACCATTAATTTCCCCCGCCGGAAGCTCCCCACTCACCTACAACCCATGCCAAGCTACCCCAAATTGCTGGCAACTTTCCGCCGTTACGGGCAGTGGCTGGATAGGTTGGGTATTGCCAGCGTGGGTACGCTGAATGATGCCATACTGGCGGGCCGTATCCATGAGATCATCCTCGTTTCCGAAGCCTTGCACGAGGAACACGTGGCTGACATCGCCGAGCAGATCACTGCACGGGTTAACCTCTCCGATCCTACGAGAGCGGTCCGAATTATCCTGATCGCCGGACCTTCATCAAGTGGTAAAACCACCCTTTCCAAGCGCCTCACCATCCAGTTATTATCCCAGGGGCTATCACCCTATCCCCTTGAAATGGATAATTATTTTATCAATCGGGATTTAACTCCAAAGGACGAAGAAGGAAATCCTGATTTTGAATCACTGGGAGCGGTGGATACACACCGGCTTGCCCAGGATATGCGTCACCTGGTCGCGGGTGAATCCGTCCGTATGCCACACTACAACTTTAAAACCGGCCAATCGGAACCGGGTGACCTGATACAGCTTCAACCTGGGCAGCTGGTTATCTTGGAAGGTATCCATGGATTAAATCCTGAGCTTTTACCGGATTTTCCCATCGAACAGACCTTTCGCATCTATGCTTCTGCCCTTACCCAACTTAATCTCGACCGTCATAACCGCATCTCCACCACCGATACGCGCCTGGTCAGGCGTATCGTCAGGGATGCTCGCGAGCGTGGATATACTGCCCGCGATACCATCCAACGCTGGGAATCGGTCCAACAAGGGGAGAAAACCTTTATCTTTCCCTACCAAGAAAATGCTGACATCATGTTCAATTCTGCCTTGGCCTATGAGTTATCTGCACTAAAACCATATGCTGAACCCTTGCTCCGCCAGGTTCCCTTCGGGACCCGTGAGTACATCGAAGCGAAACGCATGCTGGCTCTATTGGAGTGGTTTCGACCGATCTCATCCGAGTTAATCCCCGACAATTCCATCCTGCGCGAATTCATTGGAGGTTCGATCCTGAAAGAATTCAAGCTTTGGAACGCGGCCGGGTAATATACTTTTTGGGACATCATCGAAATGGATATATCAGATAAATTCATGCGCACCATACGGGTGCGCAATGAACAGCAATTGGGTACACTCGGCCGACTT
It contains:
- a CDS encoding glycine dehydrogenase (aminomethyl-transferring) (acts in conjunction with GvcH to form H-protein-S-aminomethyldihydrolipoyllysine from glycine; forms a heterodimer with subunit 1 to form the P protein) yields the protein MGEPQLCEISVTGRQGVSYPAPDVPLSPLPDGLLRDDLPMPELSELDVIRHYTRLSQLNYSIDTGYYPLGSCTMKYNPKINEETARYSGFALTHPLQPIETVQGNLALMYTLQEWLKEIAGFAGVTLQPAAGAHGELTGVLMIRAYHRSRNDNKRDKILIPDSAHGTNPATSAMSGMRVVEIKSDARGNVDLEALRLECDDTLAGLMLTNPNTLGLFDEHVEEVIRLVHAAGGLVYGDGANLNALLSIIRPGDVGFDVMHFNLHKTFSTPHGGGGPGSGPVGVAAHLVDFLPSPLVAILEKGDDELPPLYGFVTPSKTIGRMKSFHGHFGMLVRAFTYISMFGSAGLRQIAEHAVLNANYLLALIKDTYHLPYDRLCMHEFVVEGQWPDAPDIHALDISKRLMDYKFHPPTNYFPLIVHEALMIEPTESESKETLDAFADTLKKIAEEAHKEPTLLKEAPHITPVGRLDEVKAAKELVLCCGVGSLE
- a CDS encoding nucleoside kinase; translated protein: MDKINPVEFEFITPRPTVEIHLPDGRVICGQRGAAVGKFLSILESSSSAPIVGAIVNGELRELTFPVRIEAKVTPISMEDPDGMLIYRRSLTFLLEAAFEEKYPDATLTIDHSVSSGGYYCEVSDHAPLTDIELNSLADHMRSIVEEDLPFTKREVPLVEAIAYFEAKGFEDKVRLLAHRQKDYLTLYRLGDHQDYHHGYMVPSTGYLKWFNLIPTNGGFTINFPRRKLPTHLQPMPSYPKLLATFRRYGQWLDRLGIASVGTLNDAILAGRIHEIILVSEALHEEHVADIAEQITARVNLSDPTRAVRIILIAGPSSSGKTTLSKRLTIQLLSQGLSPYPLEMDNYFINRDLTPKDEEGNPDFESLGAVDTHRLAQDMRHLVAGESVRMPHYNFKTGQSEPGDLIQLQPGQLVILEGIHGLNPELLPDFPIEQTFRIYASALTQLNLDRHNRISTTDTRLVRRIVRDARERGYTARDTIQRWESVQQGEKTFIFPYQENADIMFNSALAYELSALKPYAEPLLRQVPFGTREYIEAKRMLALLEWFRPISSELIPDNSILREFIGGSILKEFKLWNAAG